From a single Nakaseomyces glabratus chromosome F, complete sequence genomic region:
- a CDS encoding helix-turn-helix transcriptional regulator (CAGL0F02057g~Has domain(s) with predicted DNA binding activity) → MSKTPPYKTGRGIHDIDHITAHAVYLLKNEVDRIISYNPWSISWVREHDKPILSRGAKKFIDFKNSDLFSCDVDYRNIVQKEAHKLSKVIYRPPEDICSSDSDARHLILNQREAEKWIQIANATTLIAYSVVNAHLDLEVDPQVRTTPLPDVKSSISKRKRTTNHSKSKEGSSSSDTVTTAATSTVAPTAPTAPTAATPTNIPPNPTVTDRTVTALAVLLAFTAAAQGHPILDGVNTNFKINDSAAESADKELGDSSEENGQIFSSDNKESSTSISPEGTPPNPTLVGKLPVEIQAPEVTVRRPRTTKAELQTKKFDASITLEAYLVRGLSLPPEPLAAFVGISYYHFHRSFKKYVGVTIADYTSLCRKVFYHNQDEMENYRNYKVGFNMITLGHGSVVRDNKFLRDELFTSIPDRNIEKTDVLLSECIIALDVKKDNDGNIIKTKKGEENDRGNKSRRDRRQNINKLSVTLRKFSAADLFLGKHRKDKHGYNSDLSSSRYLFDSNTIGRTVDPQPINTFVATNSEDTNKNPKENSGVKSTTQNHVDSKDNTTIAISENSNVMVTSSVALNSHNDSTVLSEDDNDRLADKHNETDTGKDNSKDVSLETMRTTQTDNINLSLVEIMPTFPNSIACENNKLDGPSTKPLAEQNFIYSQRDQITPPILSVNNYFLLPSSWETPKDLINCNNSEQGMDKALLATPPSSTEAQNIPLNSSSNESNTEQGTSSNSNSFRESPSFDVSANEELMDFDSLFDFSMPFLANQDFLPEDYMNLNENDLDALNEINFNLDNITENNGDNDINMHLAINENDADIDITNKIRIEDIWEDHDITLVDDFVSNSDPLTLT, encoded by the coding sequence ATGTCTAAGACACCTCCGTACAAAACGGGGCGTGGAATTCACGATATTGACCATATTACTGCTCACGCAGTATACctattgaagaatgagGTTGACAGAATTATCAGCTATAATCCTTGGTCAATATCATGGGTTAGAGAACACGATAAACCTATTCTTTCAAGAGGCGctaaaaaatttattgacTTTAAGAACAGTGATTTATTTTCATGCGATGTTGACTATAGGAATATTGTTCAGAAGGAAGCACATAAGTTAAGCAAAGTCATCTATAGACCTCCAGAAGATATTTGTAGCTCTGACTCAGACGCAAGACATTTGATACTAAATCAAAGAGAGGCTGAGAAGTGGATACAAATCGCAAACGCTACAACTTTAATCGCTTATTCTGTCGTAAATGCACACTTGGACCTTGAAGTGGACCCACAAGTGAGAACCACTCCACTTCCAGATGTTAAGTCTTCCAtatcaaagagaaaaagaacaacGAATCATTCAAAGTCAAAGGAAggaagttcttcttctgacACTGTTACTACTGCTGCTACATCCACAGTTGCTCCTACTGCTCCTACTGCTCCTACTGCTGCAACACCCACCAATATCCCCCCCAATCCTACCGTTACTGATCGTACAGTTACTGCACTTGCAGTATTGTTAGCTTTTACTGCTGCTGCTCAAGGGCACCCTATTTTAGATGGCGTTAAcacaaatttcaaaattaatgaCTCTGCGGCAGAAAGTGCTGACAAAGAACTTGGTGATTCTTCAGAGGAAAATGgtcaaatattttcttctgaCAATAAAGAAAGCTCTACTTCTATTTCTCCAGAGGGCACTCCACCAAATCCAACTCTTGTTGGAAAGCTACCAGTTGAAATACAAGCGCCGGAAGTAACAGTGCGTAGGCCAAGGACTACAAAGGCTGAACTTCAAActaaaaaatttgatgcTAGCATTACCTTAGAGGCTTATTTGGTGAGAGGTTTATCTTTACCACCTGAACCCTTAGCTGCTTTTGTTGGGATCAGTTACTATCATTTCCATAgaagtttcaaaaaatatgtTGGTGTTACGATTGCCGACTATACCAGCCTATGCAGAAAAGTCTTCTATCACAATCAAGATGAGATGGAAAACTATAGGAATTACAAAGTTGGTTTTAATATGATAACCTTGGGCCATGGCAGTGTTGTCAGGGATAATAAATTCCTAAGGGATGAATTATTCACCAGTATTCCAGAcagaaatattgaaaagacTGATGTTCTTCTATCAGAATGCATTATAGCTTTAGATGTCAAGAAAGATAATGATggcaatatcatcaaaacCAAGAAAGgtgaagaaaatgatagAGGAAACAAAAGTAGAAGAGATCGCCGtcaaaatataaacaaGCTCTCTGTAACACTCAGAAAATTCAGTGCCGCCGACCTTTTCCTGGGTAAACACCGTAAGGATAAACATGGGTATAACAGTGATCTTTCATCAAGTCGTTACCTTTTTGATAGTAATACTATTGGGAGAACAGTGGACCCACAACCCATTAACACCTTTGTGGCAACCAACTCTGAAGACACAAACAAAAATCCTAAAGAAAATTCTGGAGTGAAAAGCACTACTCAGAATCATGTTGATTCCAAAGACAACACTACTATAGCCATTTCTGAGAATAGTAACGTTATGGTTACTTCAAGTGTTGCTTTAAACTCTCATAACGACTCCACTGTACTATCGgaagatgataatgatagaTTGGCGGATAAACACAATGAAACTGATACAGGGAAAGACAACTCAAAAGATGTCTCTTTAGAAACTATGAGGACAACTCAGACAGATAATATCAATCTTTCCTTAGTAGAAATTATGCCAACCTTCCCAAATAGTATTGCTTGCGAAAATAACAAATTGGATGGGCCATCTACTAAACCGTTAGCTGAACAGAATTTCATCTATTCACAAAGAGACCAGATTACCCCTCCTATTCTCAGTGTCAATAACTATTTTCTTCTACCTAGTAGTTGGGAAACCCCAAAGGATTTGATAAATTGCAACAATTCTGAACAAGGAATGGATAAAGCTTTGCTTGCTACTCCACCAAGTTCAACCGAGGCCCAAAACATTCCTCTCAATTCTTCAAGTAACGAATCAAATACAGAACAAGGTACTAGTTCAAATTCAAACTCTTTCAGAGAGTCTCCAAGCTTTGATGTTAGTGCAAATGAAGAGTTGATGGACTTCGATAGtctttttgatttcagTATGCCATTTTTAGCTAACCAGGATTTCCTTCCTGAGGATTATATGAACttgaatgaaaatgatCTTGATGCACTTAATgaaatcaatttcaatttagACAATATTACTGAAAATAATGGAGACAATGACATTAATATGCATTTGGCAATTAATGAAAACGACGCAGATATCGACATTACGAACAAAATTCGAATTGAAGACATCTGGGAGGATCATGATATTACCCTCGTAGATGATTTTGTTAGCAATTCAGACCCTTTGACGTTAACATAA
- the SMC1 gene encoding cohesin subunit SMC1 (CAGL0F02079g~Ortholog(s) have AT DNA binding, DNA secondary structure binding, cohesin ATPase activity, double-stranded DNA binding, topological DNA entrapment activity and role in double-strand break repair, mitotic cohesin loading) — translation MGRLVGLELYNFKSYKGTVNVDFGDSNFTSIIGPNGSGKSNLMDAISFVLGIRSSSLRSSALKDLIYRDIISRENTPTGADNDENGNRTAYVKAFYEYDGKVVELMRLISRLGDTSYKLDGNTVTYKEYSQFLESQNILIKAKNFLVFQGDVEQIASQSPLGLTKLIEEVSGSMQYKKEYEELKDQYDKICQASTESIKKRRRIHAELKTYKEGMSRDEEYRKYVQKKKRVQTNLSLWQLYHMEDERYQCLQKLEESQNDVDVIREKLEAEEKNLEVFKKALSKEAVLLTKKKNHIRSISKEKEKAESDLKVVKIPQNASINRLKNLDKRVDSLQKDLEREEANLEKYKHQLKVVTDSKNAFEQEILSKSKNNNKFTLSEDDLKLYDELKGEYLNNGGIEIEDTLNLLDNKKEEITADLKIINDKVEISKQRIEDELVTKKEEQDAKIRDSTLLLNEKNDLHSHKLDELRKTQKDIEYWNNKEFDLNHKLRDTLVKLDDLNATQRESNKERKLRENVAMLKRFFPGVRGLVHELCKPKRDKYKLAVSTVLGKNFDSVIVDSLSVAQECISFLKKQRAGVISFIPLDTIDAATPRMPVPESETYTLAINTVEYKDDLVRAMYYVCSDTIICDNLDIARDLKWNKNANVKIVTLDGALINKTGLMTGGITSDSANRWDKDEYQSLLDLKDKLIVDVEEAANKSRQSTLIARELEISLSSLTSEISYIRTQITQTKRAVEETETEINHHNNLIDREFIPQVKDLENKISGLEDEIRDWNTKREALQEKCFARLTEKVGFTMKDYESHTGEMIRKQTKELQILQKQILNLENKVEFETGRCNATKDRLQNVQETKNSVQHELNELVDQEKSIKLSIETLEGELDGKNEELKSIKAAFDSKQKDASATEDIISEYNNRLASIESDRNEIKDDITRLDLEKMSILKNCQVSGIIVPVVSEVGLEELPASKVDDEAIEIAKKIEIDFSKLPRKYKEATSAAVKQDLNNQIRDIDDVLEELQPNARAVERFDDAKSRFDEVDKETEGLKTEERKVFDEFLKVKQKRKELFENAFEKINEHLDAIYSELTRNVNSTSILGGGSASMTIEDEDEPFNAGIRYHATPPMKRFKDMEYLSGGEKTVAALALLFAINSYNPSPFFILDEVDAALDISNVQRIAAYIRRHGNPDLQFIVISLKNTMFEKSDALVGVFRQQQENSSKIVTLDLNQYAT, via the coding sequence ATGGGAAGATTAGTTGGTCTGGAGTTATACAACTTCAAGTCCTACAAAGGTACTGTAAATGTTGATTTTGGTGATTCGAATTTTACTAGTATTATCGGTCCCAATGGTTCTGGTAAGTCCAATTTGATGGATGCGATATCATTTGTGCTAGGTATTCGCAGTAGTAGTCTGAGATCAAGCGCCTTGAAAGATTTAATATACAGAGATATAATATCGAGGGAAAATACACCCACTGGGGCAGACAATGATGAAAACGGGAACCGTACTGCCTATGTAAAGGCCTTTTATGAATACGACGGGAAAGTAGTCGAGTTAATGCGCTTAATATCAAGACTTGGAGATACTTCTTACAAACTGGACGGAAATACTGTCACTTACAAGGAGTACTCACAATTTTTAGAATCCCAGAATATATTGATTAAAGCGAAGAACTTTTTGGTATTTCAAGGTGATGTTGAACAGATTGCTTCCCAATCACCCTTGGGTCTTACGAAGTTGATTGAGGAAGTATCAGGATCTATGCAGTATAAAAAGGAATATGAAGAGCTAAAAGATCAATATGATAAGATCTGCCAGGCATCTACAGAATCTattaagaaaagaaggagGATCCACGCTGAATTGAAGACCTATAAAGAAGGTATGAGCAGAGATGAAGAGTACAGGAAATAtgttcaaaagaagaaaagggTTCAGACTAATCTCTCTTTATGGCAACTATATCATATGGAAGATGAACGATATCAGTGTTTACAGAAACTTGAGGAATCGCAAAACGATGTCGATGTAATTAGAGAGAAGTTAGAGGCCGAAGAGAAGAATCTAGAAGTATTTAAGAAGGCTCTCAGTAAAGAAGCTGTTTTgttaacaaaaaagaagaatcaCATAAGGTCAATAAGTaaggaaaaggaaaaggCTGAGTCTGATCTGAAAGTTGTCAAGATACCTCAAAATGCTTCCATTAATCGACTAAAAAATCTTGACAAAAGAGTTGATTCGTTACAAAAAGATCTTGAACGTGAAGAGGCAAATCTAGAGAAATATAAGCATCAATTGAAGGTTGTGACAGATTCCAAAAATGCTtttgaacaagaaattctttcaaaatcaaagaataaCAACAAATTCACCCTGAGCGAAGATGACCTAAAATTATATGATGAGTTGAAAGGAGAATACTTGAATAATGGTGGTATCGAAATTGAAGACACTTTAAATCTTTTGGAtaacaagaaagaagagattACTGCTGATCTAAAAATCATTAATGACAAAGTAGAGATATCTAAGCAAAGAATAGAAGATGAACTAGTGACTAAAAAAGAGGAACAAGATGCCAAGATTAGAGACAGCACACTCTTACTGAATGAAAAGAACGATCTTCACTCCCATAAATTGGACGAACTTAGAAAGACTCAGAAGGATATTGAGTATTGGAATAATAAGGAGTTTGACTTAAACCATAAGTTAAGAGATACTTTAGTTAAGCTTGATGATTTAAATGCCACACAAAGAGAATCTAATAAAGAGAGAAAGTTGCGTGAGAATGTTGCAATGTTAAAACGATTCTTCCCTGGTGTTAGAGGTCTTGTTCATGAACTTTGCAAACCCAAGAGAGATAAATACAAGCTAGCTGTTTCAACCGTATTAGGTAAGAATTTTGACTCTGTTATTGTAGATAGTCTCTCTGTTGCTCAGGAGTGTATTTCGTTCTTGAAAAAGCAGAGAGCTGGTGTAATATCCTTTATCCCGCTGGATACAATTGATGCTGCTACACCCCGAATGCCGGTACCAGAATCTGAAACGTATACATTGGCAATTAATACTGTTGAATATAAAGATGATTTGGTACGTGCCATGTATTATGTTTGTTCCGATACTATCATTTGTGATAACTTGGACATAGCTAGAGATCTGAAATGGAATAAGAATGCAAATGTAAAGATCGTGACACTTGATGGTGCTTTGATTAATAAAACAGGTTTAATGACTGGTGGTATAACTAGTGACAGTGCTAATAGATGGGACAAAGATGAATACCAAAGCTTGTTGGATTTGAAGGACAAGTTGATTGTTGATGTGGAAGAGGCGGCAAATAAGAGCAGACAATCTACTTTAATAGCACGTGAATTAGAAATCTCTTTATCATCACTGACCTCTGAGATTTCATATATTCGTACCCAGATAACCCAAACTAAGAGAGctgttgaagaaactgaaacGGAGATTAATCATCATAACAACCTTATTGATAGGGAGTTCATTCCTCAAGTGAAAGATCTGgagaataaaatatctgGTCTTGAAGATGAGATAAGAGATTGGAATACAAAGAGAGAAGCTCTACAGGAAAAATGTTTTGCTAGACTAACTGAGAAGGTGGGCTTTACAATGAAGGATTATGAATCACATACGGGGGAAATGATAAGAAAGCAAACCAAAGAGTTGCAAATTTTGCAAAAGCAAATACTCAACCTGGAGAACAAAGTTGAGTTCGAAACAGGAAGGTGCAATGCCACCAAGGATCGTTTACAAAATGTTcaagaaacaaagaacTCTGTGCAACATGAACTCAATGAGTTAGTCGATCAAGAGAAGAGTATAAAATTGTCTATCGAAACTCTTGAGGGCGAATTAGATGGTAAGaatgaagaattgaaatcaATTAAGGCTGCGTTTGATTCGAAGCAGAAAGATGCGTCAGCCACTGAAGACATTATTTcagaatataataataggCTAGCATCAATTGAGAGTGATAGAAACGAGATCAAGGATGATATAACAAGATTAGATCTCGAGAAAATGAGTATTCTCAAGAACTGTCAAGTTTCAGGTATTATTGTCCCAGTTGTATCAGAAGTCGGTTTGGAAGAATTACCTGCTTCGAAAGTTGACGATGAGGCTATTGAAAttgccaaaaaaattgaaattgatttctCCAAGTTACCGAGAAAGTATAAGGAGGCAACTAGTGCTGCTGTGAAGCAAGATCTTAATAATCAAATTAGAGACATAGATGATGTTCTAGAGGAGCTTCAGCCCAATGCGAGAGCTGTTGAGAGATTTGATGACGCCAAGTCTAGGTTTGACGAAGTGGATAAGGAGACAGAAGGATTGAAGACAGAAGAGAGAAAGGTATTTGATgagtttttgaaagttaAGCAAAAGAGGAAAGAGCTCTTTGAAAATGCCTTTGAAAAGATCAACGAGCACCTAGATGCCATATATAGTGAGTTAACCAGGAATGTGAATTCCACCTCGATCCTGGGAGGAGGTAGTGCATCTATGACgattgaagatgaagacgaaCCCTTCAATGCTGGAATTCGTTACCATGCCACGCCACCTATGAAACGTTTTAAAGATATGGAGTACTTATCTGGTGGTGAGAAGACCGTGGCTGCTCTGGCTCTGTTATTTGCCATTAACTCATACAATCCAAGTCCATTCTTCATTCTGGACGAGGTAGACGCAGCATTAGATATATCAAACGTACAACGCATAGCAGCATACATTCGCAGACATGGCAACCCGGACCTGCAATTCATCGTCATCTCTCTAAAAAACACTATGTTTGAGAAATCAGACGCCTTAGTGGGTGTGTTCAGACAGCAACAGGAAAACAGTTCTAAGATAGTTACTCTGGACCTGAACCAATATGCTACATAG